From Anticarsia gemmatalis isolate Benzon Research Colony breed Stoneville strain chromosome 3, ilAntGemm2 primary, whole genome shotgun sequence, one genomic window encodes:
- the LOC142987552 gene encoding uncharacterized protein LOC142987552 — MIGEEERVHQCGECGLTLSTRSALTAHARSHRATADAHRCDVCNKTFAVPARLVRHYRTHTGERPFECEYCHKMFSVKENLQVHRRIHTKERPYRCGVCDAAFEHSGKLHRHARIHTGERPHACPHCHKTFIQSGQLVIHLRTHTGEKPYRCPAPGCGKGFTCSKQLKVHSRTHTGERPYTCDICLRDFGYNHVLKLHRFQHYGERCYRCTVCDGTFNTKKQMEAHIYKEHGADTPRTQQLPSTGSLVVNGNVMCDLVEAALQQLPPTPPSSPPSPQCPPVPSTSAPASSPPPSCSPPPAPTMQYTLVPSSLPPRKRKLIPQPDTEIPVVRHTSVIQFAPAAVSES, encoded by the exons ATGATAG GTGAGGAGGAACGAGTACATCAATGTGGCGAATGCGGGCTAACGCTCTCCACTCGCAGCGCACTAACAGCTCACGCACGCTCTCACCGTGCCACCGCAGATGCACATCGTTGCGACGTTTGTAACAAAACTTTCGCCGTGCCTGCAAGACTAGTGCGCCATTATCGGACCCACACCGGCGAACGGCCCTTTGAATGTGAATACTGCCACAAGATGTTCAGTGTCAAGGAGAACCTGCAAGTTCATCGCCGCATACATACCAAGGAAAGACCATATCGATGCGGTGTATGTGATGCTGCTTTCGAACACTCCGGCAAACTGCATCGCCATGCTAGAATCCACACAGGGGAACGTCCACATGCCTGTCCCCACTGTcacaaaacttttattcaaTCTGGACAACTTGTGATCCACCTCCGAACTCATACTGGGGAGAAACCATACCGCTGTCCAGCTCCTGGGTGCGGGAAAGGATTCACCTGCTCGAAGCAGCTCAAGGTGCACTCGCGTACACACACCGGCGAACGACCTTACACCTGCGATATATGTCTCCGCGATTTCGGCTATAATCACGTGTTGAAGTTGCATCGTTTCCAACATTATGGTGAACGTTGTTATCGTTGTACCGTTTGTGATGGCACTTTCAACACTAAAAAACAAATGGAAGCCCATATTTATAAAGAACACGGTGCGGACACTCCACGGACCCAGCAGTTGCCGTCTACGGGATCTCTTGTAGTTAATGGCAATGTCATGTGCGATTTAGTGGAAGCCGCGTTACAACAACTACCCCCAACGCCACCCAGCTCCCCGCCCTCGCCGCAGTGCCCGCCGGTGCCGTCTACTTCCGCTCCAGCATCTTCTCCTCCACCATCATGTTCACCGCCACCCGCACCCACGATGCAATACACCCTCGTACCGTCGTCGCTGCCGCCACGGAAGCGGAAACTTATTCCACAGCCGGATACTGAAATACCAGTAGTCCGACACACTTCGGTCATCCAGTTTGCACCTGCTGCGGTATCTGAATCATAG